The Cotesia glomerata isolate CgM1 linkage group LG9, MPM_Cglom_v2.3, whole genome shotgun sequence region TGttggaaataaaaatctttcatTTAATTCCGAgactttatatatattaactaGATATTTTCCGGCTGATTTTCTCGAAAGAATTAAGCCTCTACTGGAAAAAGTCAAACAATGTGGTTTTCCAGAgaaaaaatacgatttatttAAAGACTTTCGGGATTGCTATGATTTTGTAAAGTTTGTTATCGAGAATACtacatttagaaaaaaatttggcaaCCATTTAGGTAAACTTTTTGAGTATGCTCTTCAAGTTAACATTCGGACCAAGAATGGTTGGTCTGTCATCTATATTCACTTTTCTTCAACGTGTAGGTATGAAtatttatcttcaatttatggcactaaaattaatattaaatgcgATAAAGGCGTTACACATTTTGACTGCCTTTTTGAGAGAGAATTTTCGCCCGAGAGAGTTAGAAATCATtggaatttttatgaatttattgagCTTATTTCTCAGCATATGTTTAAAATGAGGCTTCCGAATCAGTTCGTCAATGGAAAAGACTATCAAAAAGTGATGGAAATGGCTAGAAATCCATATCGGTATGAagaaaagtacaaaaaaaaatcgaaaagatGAAAGCTACggtgattaataataatgtcacTTATTATGACATTGTGCGAGCTgatttatataaattggtcaattatttgaaagactcgattattttcaaaacattGAAGTCTGGAAATTATGAATATGAGTTTTCagaattcaaaatatttatcagtGACTGTTTTTCCAGAGCTTATAATAGAAAGGAACTCCTGGATGAAATTTCTTGCTACACTATATTTGATATTATCTATAAATTTCCATATCCTTGTATGCGGTCTATAATGGAAAACTTCAGTAATCAGGATCTGAGAAATTTCATCTATTGATTCCGTCGTTTGAAAAGATCTTAAATAGTTTAATAGtggataaagaattttttattatgaaaacaTACATACGacttactatttttattttgatatatatatatatatatatatatatatatatatatatatatatatatatatatatatatatatatatatatatatatttctaaaaCTCTTTTCAACAAAGACTTATATTAGTTACTAAATAAACTAACTTTCTactgtttttataaattattttttaataaaatattgagatATAATTACGGTaattacttcatttaattattaataaattttcccccaatttattttgtatagcattaaatatactttttgagctcttcgagctcaaaaacgtcataagtgcaattttgagcgcttagatatgggaagttgcaggaatatcctttagggtcaaccgttttccagattttttttttagtaaaacgtagcaaaaattcaaaaattgtttattttaacgGCAATCTTGAACGTTACCGcgtattttagtttaatccaaggaaaaaaaatttctcgatAAGTTTTCGCTCGAGTAAAATTCTTCTAGAGAATTTTCTacacaaaaataaatgtttatttgaaccataaaaattagtgAGAAAGATCAAAATAGTAACAGCTAaactgaaatttttcttaaaaagcaagaaaatttcttttgcttatgaaaatttgatttcgtacaaattaatttttgtcatCATAAATACTTTCtccaaaaagaaaaaaaaaagaaattttttgacagaaatattttcaaaaaaatttattcctctACTGAATTGATTTCTTCTGTTCTTATTCTTCACTTTTAACTTAATTGAtttccaaattaattttttgaactaaaaaaactgATTATCTTTCAACAagtgtaaaattttgaagaaaatattcatttctggttaagtaatttattatatatttttgtttataggCGTCATCAGAAGAATTATAATCTTCGAAccagttaattttcatacccACTGATAAGATTGATggtaaacaaataataaaaaagttaatccTAGATATAGCACGTCTTGTCTTGTCAAGCCTCTCCTGTTTCAAAATCCctgtttgtatatatatatccgGCGTACAGTTGATATCTATAACCAAAGTCGAGATCCAGATAAACGCCCGTTGATGAAAAATGGACATTGGGTGATGATACAAACAGATATAGAATGCATTCTGTAGCTCACCGCCAAGCGCTTCTATACCGGTGTAGGTATCTACAAGACCCGAGATATATATCCAATCCAATCTCTTCTTCATTGGACACAAGAAAAGTTGCTAAACGCGTTCTTGTAACCTCGGGACACGTCGCCGTGGTAATTATTGTAATCATCGTGATGATTGCAAGCTGtcaagtttattttatctagttgATTATTCTTTGTATTGTGACATGACACTTCTCGCTATTAGAATtcaaaaacaaacaaacaatgtacttatttcaataaaatcttaaatttttttattcttgctcaacagaattgaaaaatattttatgatgCGTCATTATGGTTAATAtttctgatttttattttattcattagaCAAACAGATGGGCTTTTTTACCATTTTAGAGATGGGATATGTCAGGTACTATTATCTTTAAGTGCCGAGCAGTTTTGTCCTTTAGGAAatagaggaaaaaaatttattcgtggGAAGATGTTGCGTACTTGTGGTCTGGCGTGATTATCTCTTGGCCTCTTGAAGATCCTAGGCTGAAGAAACATACATCGTCACAGTTTATTTCGATTAAAAAGTTACTTTCTATACGAacagaaagtaaaaaattttctttgaaagttatttgtttaatattcgaagaaaatttatttatttaagtctatgttaaagttttttttatcgaaaaaaagtgaaatttaataCAGATACGCTGTAAAAAActattcgttttttttttttccaaacatttattattattatgctttacttgtacacctctcggtttttacaaggctgattCCTCTTTTTCTCCTAGCTCTAcgctttttctatttctcataTTGGACCTCAGCAAGTCCCACCCGACACTTCAtttctacttttaatttttgcggctgtggaccgacttgtgctttctgtaccgtattcatcctgaacctcaccttctcaggctgttggaacagaatcatggggaaactacagagaaaacccatgatagtacagtcggagctgggctaagtctacagtgattgataagaaactcttctttatcgaccactggagcattaggcccctctcctggcgtgcagagatccctcgcgctagccaacgctgactaaagtggtcacccattcaagttgttgcttaaggaagtacgagcgtaactaatgagtcaaaataatgttaaaatttttttttaattttaatcttccCAATtctcgtcaaaattctttattttaatttaaaataatttgaacaatttaataattgatgatttttacttatttaataaaacaaagtaataaaatgactttggtatttattacttgccggagtAAATAAACAGGCTTGGCAACAGCgcgtttgattatacccaCTATACAGGGACGTgcatgagtgtgtgagttaaccAAAATGCGTTGTCGTTACAAAggaaaattaactaaaaaaaatatagctcagtggaaaaaaaatgtgattgcGAGCAATAaagctcgaaaaaaaaataaggaaaatgCCGAAAATACAAACTTTATTGGTAATTATGAATGTACTATTAATTTGAGGTTATATTTATACCAGTGTGTATCTTTATTATGACaactaaagaaattaaatgacaCATTTTATTCTTctagaaaaatatattcaataaattgtattattaaattcaagttgaaaatttataataaattttattttgttacagAACTAAGTGGACGACGATTAGtagacttaaaattattagataatgAGTTGTGGTGTAAACCTTGCAAGCAGGCTTTGCGTCTCCGTAATTCAgtgaatgaattaaaaaatggattagCAAGTACTTTTCAAGTTAAGTGTGAAGATGTAGGTGGAAAACCTCGTATTACGAAaagccaaaaaattattgatagctTATGTACAAAATTAGGGCTTATTCTGTCTGACAGCTGTCTAACAGCTAGCtaacttttcatttaatttttcagatttttatttatttttaattttcagattaaTAGAATGACTATTCATgttattttgtgttaattatttattaattttaaattatttcgtttttttatttattaataaaaaaaaattttcaactttaaactgtgatatttatttccattgaATGTATTTCCTAAcctctaattaatttaaataattaattatttacagctTAGTGTGCttgggtactttttttttcaagtaaaaagaatattttcatttttaacatataaatattttgaaaaatttaacatcacttttattaataaaaaaaaattatagattagAGTCACTTTTTTtagagtttaaatatttatttttataatttttttaattactaaagtGCTAATATATTAAACTATTTCACTCAATATAAGATTTTgtcattgtttttaatttatttactaataaaagCAATTGCTGTCATATTTGTCATATCGTGACATTTTCTATagtttctctctctgtaactatatttctatccttttctttttctcaGCTGGTGAAGCGACGTTGCCAAACCTTTATTCGGATAAATAGCTGGCGATAAACgaattaaaaacataaaatttaattttaaatatttaaatattattgtagtaatgtattattattcaattgtttttatattttgcaataatccaagtttcttgtatatagttttttattcgttaaagttggaaggttaatattgaaaaaaatcataaaagtctcgacaaaagtttgtccgccataagagcccgtgtataaggagataaaaagtgtgatttttaaaatttaatatctaagtaactaaatagtgaatctttttaaaattatgggattaaataaatgatgtatttatttatacgtatatttaatttcaaagctcaaagttggaaattattttttacattagattcgctcgtacttccttaaatgtatgatcgcccaagtcagacgtgtgccgcccggaTATCTCTGCCACTTTCAGAGGCTGGAAACGtaacgtaacgcacatatttttaattataatcactgaaaaatattggtgcgtgctgggatcgaacccgggtcccactctttcgaaaagcgagcACCGAGCCGACCAGGCCATTGCCAGCCTTCCaaacatttattatatttttacaagtcAATTCATGTTTCTCATAATTACATTATATCTAAAACtgagtaattaattgtaaCTAATTGTAACTAATtgtagcaaccttgcagtcactatgtgactgccgtgactagtgaactataaataaataaaattttgatttattaaataatgacttttgttaaattgcactgtactttcttaactattgacgtttttaaagatata contains the following coding sequences:
- the LOC123271305 gene encoding uncharacterized protein LOC123271305, which gives rise to MRCRYKGKLTKKNIAQWKKNVIASNKARKKNKENAENTNFIELSGRRLVDLKLLDNELWCKPCKQALRLRNSVNELKNGLASTFQVKCEDVGGKPRITKSQKIIDSLCTKLGLILSDSCLTAS